One segment of Pseudomonas asgharzadehiana DNA contains the following:
- a CDS encoding DUF2242 domain-containing protein codes for MSTSFHLRCLGMALVLAGAAGCSSPKTAIYEHENFDDSGTFSRDYPVSDTAACEAARRALLSQGYIITSSDPKLVVGNKSFQQTGETHLQISFNVVCADDGKGTHHSTMFANALQDRYALKKVNNSASLGVGVLGSVSMPIGSTDDSMVKVASETVSAPKFYERYFALVDVFLPQEVKQAAHIPEQPKAELGVPEPKAAPAAEKVEAPKEEPAASEPVAPPAEPTPIAPQSEPAPSPTNPELPAPTEAIPPLPTPAP; via the coding sequence ATGTCGACATCATTTCACTTGCGTTGCCTCGGGATGGCGCTGGTGTTGGCGGGCGCCGCGGGCTGCTCGTCACCCAAGACCGCTATTTACGAACATGAGAATTTCGACGACTCCGGCACGTTTTCCCGGGATTATCCGGTCAGTGATACCGCCGCGTGCGAAGCTGCCCGGCGTGCCTTGCTGAGCCAGGGTTACATCATCACCAGCAGCGATCCGAAGTTGGTAGTGGGTAACAAGAGTTTCCAGCAGACCGGCGAAACCCATCTGCAGATCAGCTTCAACGTGGTGTGCGCCGATGACGGCAAAGGCACCCACCATTCGACGATGTTCGCCAACGCCTTGCAGGACCGTTATGCGCTGAAGAAGGTCAACAACTCGGCAAGCCTGGGTGTGGGTGTGCTGGGGTCGGTGTCGATGCCGATCGGCTCCACCGATGACTCGATGGTGAAAGTGGCCAGTGAGACCGTTTCGGCACCGAAGTTCTACGAGCGTTACTTTGCGCTGGTGGACGTGTTCCTGCCTCAGGAAGTGAAGCAGGCGGCGCACATTCCCGAGCAGCCCAAGGCGGAGCTGGGTGTTCCGGAACCCAAGGCCGCACCGGCTGCCGAGAAGGTCGAAGCGCCGAAGGAAGAACCCGCCGCTTCGGAACCTGTGGCACCGCCGGCCGAACCTACGCCGATCGCGCCTCAGTCAGAGCCGGCACCGTCGCCGACCAATCCTGAGCTGCCGGCGCCGACAGAGGCGATTCCACCGCTGCCGACGCCTGCTCCATAA
- the aceE gene encoding pyruvate dehydrogenase (acetyl-transferring), homodimeric type: protein MTPNTAVRRDDDPQETREWLESIESVLSTEGRPRAHYLIDQLLDFDVARHGDFYGRVTTPYVNTIAVERQLPYPGNLAIERRTNAFIRWNAMAMVLRAGKHSGVGGHIATYASAAVLYDVGFDHFFRGRTDSFDGDLVYIQGHSSPGIYSRAYLEGRISEAQLDNFRREANGEGISSYPHPRLMPDFWQFPTVSMGLGPITAAYQARFMRYLEYRGLKQHQGRKVWAFLGDGEMDQPESLAAISLAGREKLDNLIFVVNCNLQRLDGPVRGNAKVIQEFESLYRAAGWNVIKVIWGGGWDALLDKDQSGLLRQRMMECVDGDYQNYKSQNGAYVREHFFGKYPELLALVADMSDDDIWKLSRGGHDPDKVYNAYAAAVRHTGQPTVILAKTVKGFGMGEAGEGQNINHQLKKMGADAVKAFRDRFGLDVADEQLADIPYLKPAVDSEEARYFAARRQALGGHVPARHSAVEPLQIPDLAAFATQLKDTGERAISTTMAFVRILGTLLKDPQMGKLIVPIVPDESRTFGMESLFRQIGIHSAVGQLYTPQDAGQLSYYKESKDGQIMQEGLNESGAISSWIAASTSYSNHGLMTVPFYIFYSMFGFQRVGDLAWAAADARARGFLLGATAGRTTLMGEGLQHDDGHSHILASVIPCCVSYDPTFAYELAVIIREGMRRMYVEQEDIYYYITLLNENYPHPAMPEDVEEGILKGMYPLGVSPQAQVQLMGSGSILREVIAAAQLLAKDFAVYSNVWSVTSLTELRRDGQAVERWNLLHPEGEPRMGYVEQCLAGQTGPVVVATDYMKLFADQIRPFVHNRRFVALGTDGFGQSDTREALREFFEVDRHFIALAALKALANDGVIGRDKVSEAIKRYGINVDKTDPAAV from the coding sequence ATGACCCCCAATACCGCAGTGCGCCGCGACGACGACCCACAGGAAACCCGCGAGTGGCTGGAGTCCATCGAATCGGTGCTGTCCACCGAAGGCCGCCCGCGCGCCCACTACCTGATCGATCAATTGCTGGATTTCGACGTGGCGCGTCACGGTGATTTCTACGGGCGGGTGACAACCCCCTACGTCAACACCATCGCGGTGGAGCGCCAACTGCCCTACCCCGGCAACCTGGCCATCGAACGCCGCACCAACGCGTTTATCCGCTGGAACGCCATGGCGATGGTGCTGCGTGCGGGCAAACATTCGGGCGTCGGTGGGCACATTGCGACCTATGCGTCAGCCGCCGTCCTGTACGACGTAGGTTTTGACCATTTCTTCCGTGGTCGCACCGATAGCTTCGATGGCGACCTGGTGTACATCCAGGGCCACTCCTCACCCGGTATCTACAGCCGCGCCTATCTCGAAGGGCGCATCAGCGAAGCGCAGTTGGACAATTTCCGGCGCGAGGCCAATGGCGAAGGGATTTCGTCCTACCCGCACCCACGACTCATGCCGGACTTCTGGCAATTTCCTACGGTATCAATGGGCCTCGGGCCGATCACTGCCGCCTATCAAGCGCGCTTTATGCGCTACCTGGAGTACCGCGGCCTCAAGCAACACCAAGGCCGCAAGGTCTGGGCGTTCCTCGGTGATGGCGAAATGGACCAGCCGGAATCCCTCGCCGCCATTTCCCTGGCCGGGCGCGAGAAACTCGACAACCTGATCTTCGTGGTCAACTGCAACCTGCAACGCCTGGACGGGCCGGTGCGCGGCAATGCCAAGGTGATCCAGGAATTCGAAAGCCTGTACCGCGCCGCCGGTTGGAATGTGATCAAGGTGATCTGGGGCGGTGGCTGGGATGCGTTGCTCGACAAAGACCAGAGCGGCCTGCTGCGCCAGCGCATGATGGAATGCGTAGACGGCGACTATCAGAACTACAAATCGCAGAACGGCGCCTACGTGCGCGAGCATTTCTTCGGTAAATACCCAGAATTGCTGGCACTGGTTGCGGACATGTCCGACGACGATATCTGGAAACTCTCACGCGGCGGGCACGACCCGGACAAGGTTTACAACGCCTACGCCGCCGCCGTGCGCCATACCGGCCAACCCACTGTGATCCTGGCCAAAACCGTCAAGGGCTTCGGCATGGGCGAAGCCGGCGAAGGCCAGAACATCAACCACCAACTGAAGAAGATGGGCGCCGACGCCGTCAAGGCCTTCCGCGACCGCTTCGGCCTGGACGTGGCCGACGAACAACTCGCCGACATCCCTTACCTCAAGCCCGCCGTCGACAGCGAAGAAGCCCGCTACTTCGCTGCCCGCCGCCAAGCCCTGGGTGGCCACGTGCCAGCGCGTCACAGTGCCGTCGAGCCTTTGCAGATCCCCGACCTGGCCGCCTTCGCCACTCAACTCAAGGACACCGGCGAGCGGGCCATTTCGACCACCATGGCGTTCGTGCGCATCCTCGGCACCCTGCTCAAGGACCCACAGATGGGCAAGTTGATCGTCCCCATCGTGCCGGATGAGTCACGCACCTTCGGCATGGAAAGCCTGTTCCGACAGATCGGCATCCACTCTGCTGTCGGCCAGCTCTATACGCCACAGGACGCCGGGCAACTGAGCTACTACAAGGAGAGCAAGGACGGACAGATTATGCAGGAAGGCCTGAATGAGTCCGGCGCTATTTCCTCGTGGATAGCGGCCAGTACGTCCTACAGCAACCACGGTTTGATGACCGTACCGTTCTATATTTTTTATTCGATGTTCGGCTTCCAGCGCGTCGGCGACCTGGCCTGGGCGGCGGCCGATGCGCGGGCGCGTGGCTTCCTGCTGGGCGCTACGGCCGGGCGTACCACGCTGATGGGCGAAGGCCTGCAGCATGACGACGGCCATAGCCATATCCTGGCGTCGGTCATTCCGTGCTGCGTGTCGTATGACCCGACTTTTGCCTACGAGCTGGCAGTGATCATTCGCGAAGGCATGCGGCGCATGTATGTCGAGCAAGAGGACATTTACTACTACATCACGCTGCTCAACGAAAACTACCCGCACCCGGCCATGCCAGAAGATGTGGAAGAAGGCATTCTCAAGGGCATGTACCCGCTCGGCGTCAGCCCGCAGGCCCAGGTGCAACTGATGGGCAGTGGTTCGATCCTGCGCGAAGTGATCGCGGCGGCGCAATTGCTCGCCAAGGATTTCGCGGTGTACAGCAACGTGTGGAGCGTGACCAGCCTCACCGAATTGCGCCGTGACGGGCAGGCAGTCGAGCGCTGGAACCTGTTGCACCCGGAAGGCGAGCCACGCATGGGTTATGTGGAGCAATGCCTGGCCGGACAGACGGGGCCGGTGGTGGTGGCGACGGACTACATGAAACTGTTCGCCGACCAGATCCGCCCATTCGTGCACAACCGACGCTTTGTGGCGCTGGGCACCGACGGCTTCGGGCAATCGGATACGCGGGAGGCCTTGCGCGAGTTCTTTGAGGTGGACCGACACTTCATCGCACTCGCGGCCTTGAAGGCACTGGCCAATGACGGCGTGATCGGTCGCGATAAAGTCAGTGAGGCAATCAAGCGCTACGGGATCAACGTCGACAAGACCGACCCCGCAGCGGTCTGA